ATAGACCTGGGCCGCCCCGATGCGGCAAAAGAGCTGTTCGAGTGGACCATATCACGGCAAATTCAGGTAGACATACTCATAAATAACGCCGGCATATTTATATTTCGTGAAGTTACCGATACTCCTGCCGAACGCATACAAACGCTTATTGACCTGCATATCTCTACCGTAACGAAACTTTGCCGGTTATTCGCAGAAGATATGAAAAAAAGAAAAAAAGGATATATCCTGAACATGTCCTCTATGTCCTGCTGGATGCCTATGCCGGGAATAGCTCTTTATACTGCCAGCAAAGCTTATATACGTGTATTCTCCCGTTCACTCCATTACGAACTGAAAGAAGAAGGTATTACAGTAACCACCGTTTGTCCCGGCGGTATTGCCACAGGATTATACAATTTACCGGAAAATCTTTTGAAACTGGGCGTCAGGCTGGGTATTCTCATGACACCGCAAAAGATGGTTAAAAAAGCATTGAAAGCTCTTTTCAATGGCAAACAACAAATCATACCGGGATGGATAAACCGCATGTACATTCCTTTAGTAGCCATCATGCCTGCCCGTATGCGACTTATTGTAAAACACAAGTTATTGAAAAATGCGTAAAAACACGGTTATTGTTACAGGGGCGAGCGGGAGTATAGGAAAAGCGATTACCATAGCTTTGGTTCAACAAGGATACCCTGTTATAATGGCATGCAGGAACATCGAGAAAGCCGAAAAAACAAAGCAGGAAATCTTGATAAAAAATAAAAGCGGTCTCGCGGAAGTGTTACCGCTCGACCTTTCTTCTCAAAAGTCAATCCGTCACTTCGGAAAACTGATAACCAGCCGTAAAGAAAGTATCGGTTGTCTCATTAACAACGCGGGTATCATGTGTAAAGATTATTGCCGGACAGCCGAAGGCATAGAAATGACAATGGGGGTCAACTTCATAGGGACCGCCCTTCTTACAGAAATACTTATCCCCATGATGCTCCCCGGAAGCCGTATATTATTTACTTCTTCCATCACCCGCAAAACAGGAACGATAGATAACAACATGTTGAATCCGCAAATCGAAAAGTACAGACGATTCAAGTCATACGGAAGTTCAAAACTGGCTATTACTATCTATGCATCAGAACTTTCGGAGCGACTGGCCGGAAAAATAAATGTGAACGTTACCGATCCCGGTATAGTGGACAGCAACATGATAACCATGCACCAGTGGTTCGACCCTTTGGCCGACATATTATTCCGGCCACTTATAAAAACGCCCGGGCAAGGGGCCGTGGGAGCTATCTATGCGGCTACGTCGAACGAGGTTTCCGGTATTAGCGGGTACCTTTTTACTGGGCGGAAATACCGACCTCTTTCCAAAAACATACGGTTACATCCCCAGCGTTCTTTTATACGGGAAGTCGTTCAGAAATATTCTGCCAGATAATCCGGCATTTATTAAAAATGAAAAGGGAAACGAGTGTGCTCGTTTCCCTTTTCATTATATACTAAAATATGTATTAGCAAGAAAGTTTACCGGCAGAGCCCAGTACTTTTTCAATTTTGTGTTTATACAATTTTTTCATATTGTCACGAGCCGGACCTAAATATTTACGCGGGTCAAATTCTGCTGGTTTTTCAGCGAACACCTGACGAATAGCGGCTGTCATGGCCAAACGGCTGTCAGAATCGATATTGATCTTACAAACGGCAGATTTAGCGGCTTTACGAAGCTCTTCTTCAGGAATACCGATAGCATCTTTCAACGCACCACCGAATTTATTAATAGTTTCGACTTCTTCCTGAGGAACCGAAGATGAACCGTGAAGAACGATAGGGAATCCCGGAAGTTCTTTTTCTACGCCTTCCAATACATCGAATGCCAAAGGAGGAGGAACCAGACGACCGTTCGCATCACGGGTACATTGTGCAGGAGTGAATTTATTAGCTCCGTGAGAAGTACCGATAGAGATAGCTAAACTGTCGCAACCTGTTTTGGTTACAAAGTCCACAACTTCTTCGGGTTTCGTATAAGTATGATGTTCGGCAACAACGTCATCTTCTACACCTGCCAATACACCCAGCTCTCCTTCCACCGTTACATCGAACTGATGAGCATAGTCAACTACTTTCTTGGTCAATGCGACATTTTCATCGTAAGGAAGATGTGAACCGTCGATCATAACAGAAGAGAAACCCATGTCGATACAGGATTTGCAAGTCTCGAATGAATCACCGTGGTCAAGGTGAAGAACTATTTCAGGTTTTTCACAACCTAATTCTTTTGCATATTCTACAGCGCCTTCTGCCATATAACGCAATAAAGTTTGGTTTGCATACTGGCGAGCACCCTTGGAAACCTGGAGGATAACCGGAGATTTTGTTTCAACAGCAGCCTGTATAATAGCCTGCAATTGTTCCATATTATTGAAATTAAAGGCGGGGATTGCATATCCTCCTTTAATAGCTTTAGCAAACATTTCTCTGGTGTTTACTAATCCTAACTCTTTATAACTTACCATTTTTGAATAGAAATTAGCGTTAATAAATTATTATCTGTGCAAAGGTACAAATTATTATACAATCTTACGGCGGGAAGATGAAAAATTAGAGAATTTATCAGCCATTTTTAATTAAAAAACATTTATCGGGATTCATTTGTAATCCCGGGATTACAAACAGGCCGCACACCTTTTTCAGCTCTTCACATCCGATGCTTTATTTTAATCGCCTCCGGTTTCCACTATTCAATAATTATATTTACTTTTGCAGTTTTGTGTATTATGCGGTATTGGCACCTGATATATCCAGATTGCCTTATTCCGGGAAATATGGATTTACTAACTAATTAAAATCTGTTATACGAATCATGAGAAGATGGCGTATAGAAGACTCTGCAGAGTTGTACAATATCAACGGTTGGGGTCTTAAATATTTCTCGATCAACGAGAATGGACATGTAGAAGTAACGCCGCGAGAAGGCAACGCATCGGTCGATCTAAAAGAACTGATGGACGAATTGCAAGTCCGTGACGTTACGTCTCCGGTTTTGGTGCGTTTTCCCGATATACTGGATAACCGCATCGACAAAATATCCAAATGCTTCAAACAAGCAGCCGATGAATACGGATATACATCGAAGAATTTTATTATATATCCTATAAAAGTAAACCAAATGCGTCCCGTGGTCGAAGAGATCGTAAGCCACGGAAAAAAATACAACATCGGACTGGAAGCAGGTTCCAAACCCGAATTACATGCGGTACTGGCTATCAATATCGATAACAACTCTCTCATCATCTGCAACGGATATAAAGACGAGAACTATATCGAACTGGCTTTGCTTGCGCAAAAGATGGGACGACGCATCTATCTGGTAGTGGAAAAACTGAATGAACTGCGTCTGATTGCCACGATCGCCAAGCGTCTTAAGATACGCCCCAATATAGGTATTCGCATCAAGCTCGCCAGTTCCGGCAGTGGAAAGTGGGAAGAATCGGGAGGCGACGCCAGCAAATTCGGATTGAATTCCAGCGAGCTGCTGGAAGCACTGGATTTTCTGGAAAAAAATAAAATGAACGACTGCCTCAAACTTATCCATTTCCATATCGGCAGTCAGATTACCAAAATACGCAGAATTAAAAATGCCTTGAAAGAAGCATCCCAATTCTACGTGCAATTGCAACAAATGGGATTTAATGTAGAATTTGTCGATATAGGGGGAGGATTAGGTGTAGATTACGACGGGACCCGTTCTTCTTCCAGTGAAAGTAGTATGAATTATTCCATACAAGAATATGTCAACGACTCCGTTTCATCCTTGGTAGACGCCTGTGAAAAGAACAACCTTCCCCAGCCGAATATTATTACGGAATCCGGTCGTTCCCTTACGGCACACCATTCCGTACTTATATTCGAAGTTCTGGAAACGACATCTTTGCCTATTTGGGACGAGACTTCCGAAGTACACGAGGACGACCACGAACTTACCCGCGAACTTTATGACATTTGGAATAATATAAACCAGCCCCGGCTACTGGAAAGCTGGCACGATGCCCTGCAAATACGGGAAGAAGCTCTCGACTTGTTCGGGTTAGGGCTGCTTGACCTCCGCACAAGAGCTCAAATTGAACGTCTGTTCTGGTCGGTAGCCCGGGAGGTAAATGATATCGCCGCTGAAATGAAACATGCACCGGAAGAGTTACGTAAGATTGCCAAACTGCTCCCGGACAAATACTTCTGTAATTTCTCACTTTTCCAGTCTTTACCCGACTCATGGGCTATAGACCAGATATTTCCGATCATGCCTATCAGCCATCTGGAAGACCGTCCCGACCGGACAGCAACCATACAGGACATTACCTGTGATTCCGACGGAAAAATCAATAATTTCATTTCATCCCACGGGGCCAACTCCCATCTTCCCATGCACTCACTGAACAACCGGGAGCCTTATTATGTAGGAGTATTCCTCGTAGGAGCTTATCAGGAAATTCTAGGAGACATGCACAATCTATTCGGTGATACTAATGCCGTACACGTAAGCGTATATAAAGACCATTACGAAATAGACCAGATTATTGACGGAGAAACGGTTGCCGAAGTGCTGGACTACGTACAGTTCACCCCCAAGAAGCTGGTAAGGAGCGTTGAAACCTGGGTAACATCATCTATGAAAGCCGGGATCATTACCCCCGAAGAAGGAAGGGAATTCCTGTCAAATTACCGTTCAGGACTTTACGGGTATACCTATCTGGAAAAAGATTGATTGAATATTATAAGTTGCTTCGTACCGGAATATCGATTCTGGTACGAAGCATCAAAATCATATACAAGCTTATGCGCTACTTCATATATCTATCATACGACGGAGCCGGATATCACGGATGGCAGATACAGCCTAACGCCGTATCGGTACAAGAACGTATGGAGAAAGCTCTTTTCACTTTACTGCGAAAACCGGTACCTGTAACCGGAGCAGGAAGAACCGACACTGGTGTAAACGCACGTTTAATGGTAGCCCATTTCGATATAGACGAACCTATAAGCGACACAATCATTATTGCAGACCGGCTGAACCGTATATTGCCGAAGGATATAGCCATATCACGGATCGTACCAGTTCGTCCTGATGCCCATAGCCGCTTCGACGCTATCTCCCGCACATATAAATATTATGTCATTGGGCACAAGTCCCCGTTTACCGAAGCGTATGCCTGGAGATACAAAGGTATTCTCGACTTTGATAAAATGAACGAAGCAGCCAGGTGCCTGTTCCTATACACAGACTTTACCAGTTTCAGCAAACTTCATACGGACGTTAAAACCAACAATTGCCGCATTATGGAAGCACATTGGGATGCCGAAGGAGAAGGACATGTATTTACGATTCGTGCCGACCGTTTTTTACGGAACATGGTACGCGCGATAGTGGGAACATTGATCGAAGTTGGTAAAGGAAAACTTTCCATTGAAGCTTTCTGTAAAATAATAGAAAAGAAAGACCGTTGTTCTGCAGGAACTTCAGTTCCCGGAAATGCACTTTTCCTGCACGATATAGAATATCCGCGAGAAATATTCTTTGAATAGATATGCTATTCCCGTTTCCTAAAACAACTCTTCATACCGATTAAAATGCTAACTTTGGAATAATCTAATAATCCACTGAGATTAAATTAGTTGTGCGGATTGTTAAAAAAACGAGGTAATGAGTTGTCAACCATTCTGATTTCTACATACTTACATAAATTGCGTGATGTATAACTCATCTGAACACAAAGGTATAACTTTTTTCTGAACGAGCAAAAATCCATCAATGTTTTCATTACCTCATTAGGATTATTTAGGTTGCAATTCTCCGAATGGGTATTGTTCCAGATTGCATCAGTCCCTCGTTTCCTATGCTCGTCTGCGAAGGTAGTACAGACCTTCATTGAAAGTTGAAAGGTCAAGCGGCAAGCCGTTTCGGGCAGAAACTTCCTTCTGCGAAGAGTATTCAACCCGAAAACCTTTTCCCTTTCAGGTCTGTACTCAACAATGCAGACGGCAACGGAAACCAGCGACTGACGGAAAAGAGAAAAACCGAAAAAGAAACAGCATATAGACAGGTTTAGATTGGATAACCTGTTTATATGCTGTTTCTCTTTTCTATTATGGGAGGGATATTTTTAGAAGGATAATGTA
This portion of the Barnesiella propionica genome encodes:
- a CDS encoding SDR family NAD(P)-dependent oxidoreductase, coding for MRKNTVIVTGASGSIGKAITIALVQQGYPVIMACRNIEKAEKTKQEILIKNKSGLAEVLPLDLSSQKSIRHFGKLITSRKESIGCLINNAGIMCKDYCRTAEGIEMTMGVNFIGTALLTEILIPMMLPGSRILFTSSITRKTGTIDNNMLNPQIEKYRRFKSYGSSKLAITIYASELSERLAGKINVNVTDPGIVDSNMITMHQWFDPLADILFRPLIKTPGQGAVGAIYAATSNEVSGISGYLFTGRKYRPLSKNIRLHPQRSFIREVVQKYSAR
- a CDS encoding class II fructose-bisphosphate aldolase encodes the protein MVSYKELGLVNTREMFAKAIKGGYAIPAFNFNNMEQLQAIIQAAVETKSPVILQVSKGARQYANQTLLRYMAEGAVEYAKELGCEKPEIVLHLDHGDSFETCKSCIDMGFSSVMIDGSHLPYDENVALTKKVVDYAHQFDVTVEGELGVLAGVEDDVVAEHHTYTKPEEVVDFVTKTGCDSLAISIGTSHGANKFTPAQCTRDANGRLVPPPLAFDVLEGVEKELPGFPIVLHGSSSVPQEEVETINKFGGALKDAIGIPEEELRKAAKSAVCKINIDSDSRLAMTAAIRQVFAEKPAEFDPRKYLGPARDNMKKLYKHKIEKVLGSAGKLSC
- the truA gene encoding tRNA pseudouridine(38-40) synthase TruA — protein: MRYFIYLSYDGAGYHGWQIQPNAVSVQERMEKALFTLLRKPVPVTGAGRTDTGVNARLMVAHFDIDEPISDTIIIADRLNRILPKDIAISRIVPVRPDAHSRFDAISRTYKYYVIGHKSPFTEAYAWRYKGILDFDKMNEAARCLFLYTDFTSFSKLHTDVKTNNCRIMEAHWDAEGEGHVFTIRADRFLRNMVRAIVGTLIEVGKGKLSIEAFCKIIEKKDRCSAGTSVPGNALFLHDIEYPREIFFE
- a CDS encoding SDR family NAD(P)-dependent oxidoreductase; this encodes MKWQSDKNTPNRTALITGASSGIGLEYSRQLAAKGFDLVMVSNEPEEIMRTSGKIAEEYKIKTIPYYIDLGRPDAAKELFEWTISRQIQVDILINNAGIFIFREVTDTPAERIQTLIDLHISTVTKLCRLFAEDMKKRKKGYILNMSSMSCWMPMPGIALYTASKAYIRVFSRSLHYELKEEGITVTTVCPGGIATGLYNLPENLLKLGVRLGILMTPQKMVKKALKALFNGKQQIIPGWINRMYIPLVAIMPARMRLIVKHKLLKNA
- the speA gene encoding biosynthetic arginine decarboxylase; the protein is MRRWRIEDSAELYNINGWGLKYFSINENGHVEVTPREGNASVDLKELMDELQVRDVTSPVLVRFPDILDNRIDKISKCFKQAADEYGYTSKNFIIYPIKVNQMRPVVEEIVSHGKKYNIGLEAGSKPELHAVLAINIDNNSLIICNGYKDENYIELALLAQKMGRRIYLVVEKLNELRLIATIAKRLKIRPNIGIRIKLASSGSGKWEESGGDASKFGLNSSELLEALDFLEKNKMNDCLKLIHFHIGSQITKIRRIKNALKEASQFYVQLQQMGFNVEFVDIGGGLGVDYDGTRSSSSESSMNYSIQEYVNDSVSSLVDACEKNNLPQPNIITESGRSLTAHHSVLIFEVLETTSLPIWDETSEVHEDDHELTRELYDIWNNINQPRLLESWHDALQIREEALDLFGLGLLDLRTRAQIERLFWSVAREVNDIAAEMKHAPEELRKIAKLLPDKYFCNFSLFQSLPDSWAIDQIFPIMPISHLEDRPDRTATIQDITCDSDGKINNFISSHGANSHLPMHSLNNREPYYVGVFLVGAYQEILGDMHNLFGDTNAVHVSVYKDHYEIDQIIDGETVAEVLDYVQFTPKKLVRSVETWVTSSMKAGIITPEEGREFLSNYRSGLYGYTYLEKD